Proteins encoded together in one Cicer arietinum cultivar CDC Frontier isolate Library 1 chromosome 4, Cicar.CDCFrontier_v2.0, whole genome shotgun sequence window:
- the LOC105851942 gene encoding sugar transport protein 10-like, with product MAGGAFVPSGGGRHHEGEVTAFVLVTCFVAAMGGLLFGYDLGITGGVTSMEPFLIKFFPSVYKQMKDESGSESQYCKFDNQLLTLFTSSLYLAALVASFFASITTRLLGRKPSMFIGGLFFLIGALLNGFAINVGMLIIGRLLLGFGVGYCNQSVPVYLSEMAPTKIRGALNMGFQMMITIGILIANCNTPFFKARIKGIRLDPEA from the exons atggcAGGAGGAGCATTTGTACCGAGTGGAGGAGGAAGACATCATGAAGGCGAGGTTACTGCCTTTGTGTTGGTGACATGTTTTGTTGCTGCTATGGGAGGTCTTCTATTTGGTTATGACCTTGGTATTACCGGAGGAGTGACTTCTATGGAACCGTTCTTAATCAAGTTCTTTCCATCTGTGTATAAACAAATGAAAGATGAATCTGGAAGCGAGAGTCAATATTGCAAATTTGACAATCAACTCCTCACATTGTTCACATCTTCGTTATACCTTGCAGCATTGGTAGCCTCTTTCTTTGCTTCAATTACAACAAGATTGCTTGGACGTAAACCTTCAATGTTTATAGGTGGTTTGTTTTTCCTTATTGGTGCCTTGCTAAATGGTTTTGCTATAAATGTTGGAATGCTTATCATTGGTCGTTTGTTGCTCGGGTTTGGGGTGGGATACTGCAATCAG TCTGTTCCAGTATATTTATCCGAAATGGCTCCAACAAAGATTAGAGGAGCACTTAATATGGGCTTCCAAATGATGATTACAATTGGTATCCTAATTGcaaactgtaacaccccgtttttcaaagcgagg
- the LOC101510593 gene encoding uncharacterized protein, producing the protein MVKIHHNGHGKKDSLYEEYSASQLKKLVKNIIKSQNSSFLLKGLFFLLVHGNNRIPKYVASVDDTNVMEKLNLGAMMKSESMENILNSSLLHKFGDLESNENFNNIISYNSIEMETAMMQNIGSISNTKSNCFGCFSSTSLILPKGMLRCTWKQGIPHFVFCGDESKEIYVAKLSKVEKKYDEGLDYIYLIHLIKGCQKGSEIFDNDLQVVGKMNVSTIFTLCHDNNSTIMETHFVLFGDIEIDDKEIHNSSHSLWKKKVAKVFKTSPSSSKQIKNCPNKYEPQSYGINDINLLEKNVAANFEVAAIVVKEKLPFDGVGGWGVKFLNKLPCEEIDGRKNEDCSNSMNIIVPKGVHGGPRNENGGPSSLIDRWKCGGSCDCGGWDEGCPLTVFQRRSTNLEILSHVHHMLGDYNPLDIVTLDSSNFSSKLRMVNINNGLYFVHFQPPLSALQSFSIAIAIIHSQSPSLRLYTAQKL; encoded by the exons ATGGTAAAGATTCATCATAATGGCCATGGTAAAAAGGATTCATTGTATGAAGAATATTCAGCATCTCAATTAAAAaagttggttaaaaacattatcAAATCTCAAAATAGTAGTTTTTTATTAAAGGGTTTATTTTTCCTACTTGTTCATGGAAACAATAGAATTCCAAAATATGTAGCAAGTGTTGATGATACTAATGTAATggagaaattgaatttaggtGCAATGATGAAAAGTGAGAGTAtggaaaatatattgaatagtTCTCTACTTCATAAGTTTGGTGATTTAGAAAGtaatgaaaatttcaacaatatcATATCTTATAACTCTATTGAAATGGAAACAGCAATGATGCAAAACATTGGTTCTATTTCTAATACCAAGTCAAATTGTTTTGGTTGTTTTTCTTCAACTTCTTTGATTCTGCCTAAAGGAATGCTCCGATGCACTTGGAAACAAGGTATCcctcattttgtattttgtgGAGATGAAAGTAAGGAAATTTATGTTGCAAAATTGAGTAAGGTAGAGAAAAAATATGATGAAGGTTtggattatatttatttgattcattTGATCAAAGGTTGTCAAAAGGGTAGTGAGATTTTTGACAATGATTTGCAAGTTGTTGGTAAGATGAATGTATCAACAATTTTCACTTTGTGCCATGataataattcaacaataaTGGAAACACATTTTGTGTTATTTGGTGACATTGAAATTGATGACAAAGAAATTCACAATTCAAGTCATTCTCTTTGGAAGAAGAAAGTAGCAAAAGTGTTCAAAACTAGTCCATCatcatcaaaacaaataaagaatTGTCCAAATAAGTATGAGCCACAATCATATGGTATAAATGATATcaatttattagaaaaaaatgtTGCAGCAAATTTTGAGGTTGCTGCTATTGTTGTCAAAGAAAAACTTCCATTTGATGGAGTAGGAGGTTGGGGTGTGAAATTTCTCAACAAATTGCCTTGTGAAGAAATTGATGGTAGGAAAAATGAGGATTGCTCAAATAGCATGAACATTATTGTACCAAAAGGGGTTCATGGTGGACCAAGAAATGAAAATGGTGGGCCATCAAGTCTTATAGATAGATGGAAATGTGGTGGATCTTGTGATTGTGGTGGTTGGGATGAGGGATGTCCCTTGACTGTATTTCAAAGAAGATCTACCAATTTGGAGATTCTTTCTCACGTTCATCATATGCTTGGAGATTACAACCCACTTGATATTGTTACTCTG GATTCAAGCAATTTCAGCTCCAAATTGAGGATGGTGAATATCAATAATGGCttatattttgttcattttcaaCCTCCATTATCTGCATTACAATCTTTTTCCATTGCTATTGCGATTATTCATTCGCAGAGTCCTTCTCTTCGGCTTTACACTGCACAGAAGCTATGA